In a single window of the Lineus longissimus chromosome 4, tnLinLong1.2, whole genome shotgun sequence genome:
- the LOC135487150 gene encoding uncharacterized protein LOC135487150, with protein MPALEILRYLQGFSWTQALPYLIILFISWLVYALIIKPLSHPLVRQLRGPRFVPILGNVREIIQNDTISNGVRWAKEYGHMLRYFFFFGTVRLMLFSPDAFKHILVTNSKNYGKNKYAMRLVRRFLGNGLVTSEGSVHTAHRKLANPAFGTSAIKKMLPKFSKKAVELCNFWDDQLRNCDNEECKMKFNISEDIMRATLDVIGECTMSYDFNSLRFPDHEISRAFRGAVSCLSIGFDIFLPKWHLWPTKRNRTINNYVKIIDGVVKTIIREKEEKFAAADKDEHDSLQKDLLAMMMSARDDGSGRGLSDEELKDHVITFVTAGHETTSHGLTWLFLHLAQNLEIQEKLREEVVANLPDDVNDISMETIEKMEYLNAVVKETLRLTPPVAMVFRETIEDDVICGHRVPAGTTCHLAIASLMRLSPPVPVVLRSCNSDDNICGQDVPAGTNIILHLGAMMRLPEYWDDPETFKPERFINNDNINPYSWVPFVLGNRMCIGYRFALLEMKVMIALLMKRFKFSWVPGFTYRTKLAITMRPDPPLELFVEPA; from the exons ATGCCTGCCTTAGAAATACTGAGATATCTGCAGGGTTTCAGTTGGACTCAGGCGCTACCCTACCTTATCATTCTCTTCATCTCGTGGCTGGTTTATgccctgatcatcaagccaCTGTCCCATCCTTTAGTAAGACAG CTACGAGGGCCGAGATTTGTTCCAATTTTGGGAAACGTGAGAGAGATCATTCAAAATGACACAATTTCTAATGGTGTTAG ATGGGCAAAGGAGTATGGCCACATGTTGcgatatttcttcttctttggaaCAGTCCGACTGATGTTATTTAGCCCTGATGCCTTCAAGCACATCTTGGTCACCAACAGTAAAAATTACGGCAAAAATAAATATGCTATGAG GTTAGTACGCCGCTTTCTGGGGAACGGTTTGGTGACATCAGAGGGAAGTGTCCACACTGCGCATAGGAAGTTAGCTAACCCAGCATTTGGAACTTCTGCTATAAAAA AAATGCTCccaaaattttcaaagaaagCTGTTGAGCTGTGTAATTTCTGGGACGATCAGCTGAGGAACTGTGATAATGAAGAATGTAAGATGAAGTTCAACATCTCTGAGGATATAATGAGAGCA ACGCTGGATGTGATTGGCGAATGTACCATGAGTTATGATTTCAACTCTCTCCGCTTTCCTGATCATGAAATATCCAGGGCATTCCGTGGCGCTGTAAGCTGTCTTAGTATTGG GTTTGACATCTTTCTTCCAAAATGGCACTTGTGGCCAACGAAGAGAAACCGTACGATCAACAACTACGTGAAGATCATCGATGGCGTGGTGAAGACTATCATTCGAGAGAAGGAAGAGAAATTTGCTGCTGCTGATAAAGATG AACACGATTCCTTGCAGAAGGATCTTCTGGCAATGATGATGTCGGCCCGAGATGATGGCAGCGGGCGAGGTCTGTCTGATGAAGAACTCAAGGACCACGTCATCACATTTGTAACAGCCGGACACGAG ACCACTAGCCACGGACTTACCTGGTTGTTCCTACACCTTGCTCAAAATCTGGAAATTCAAGAAAAGTTACGTGAAGAAGTTGTGGCAAATTTGCCAGATGATGTAAATGATATCTCCATGGAAACCATTGAGAAGATGGAGTATCTAAATGCCGTTGTCAAGGAAACGCTAAG ACTAACCCCACCTGTAGCGATGGTATTCCGTGAAACGATTGAGGATGATGTAATTTGTGGCCACCGTGTCCCGGCTGGGACTACTTGTCATTTAGCTATAGCTTCACTTATGAG GCTTTCACCCCCAGTTCCAGTTGTTCTCCGCTCATGTAACAGCGACGATAACATCTGCGGCCAAGACGTGCCTGCTGGGACAAATATTATCTTACATTTGGGGGCCATGATGAG ATTGCCCGAATATTGGGATGATCCTGAGACCTTCAAACCAGAACGTTTCATcaacaacgacaacatcaaCCCATATTCCTGGGTTCCGTTCGTCCTCGGCAACCGGATGTGTATCGGCTACCGATTTGCACTACTCGAGATGAAGGTCATGATTGCGCTACTCATGAAGCGATTTAAATTTTCCTGGGTACCAGGTTTCACGTACCGTACTAAGCTGGCGATCACAATGCGACCTGACCCTCCATTAGAGTTATTCGTTGAGCCAGCGTAG
- the LOC135486533 gene encoding uncharacterized protein LOC135486533 isoform X2, which translates to MGELYIQSEIVPIGVRWANEYGHMVRYFMLLGDVRLMLFSPDAFKHVLVTNSKNYGKDKYVMSPIRRVLGNGLVTSEGSVHAAHRKLANPAFGTAANKKMLPKLSKKAVELCRFWDDQLRNCTDEECKMKFNIHGDFRRITLDAIGECAMSYDFNSLRFPDHEISEAFHDISNCLSLGLDLFLPKWHLWPTKRNRTINKYMKIIDGMVKTIIREKEEKFAAADEDDLDSLQEDLLAMLMSARDDGSGRHLSDEELKDHIITFVAAGHETITDALTWLFLHLAQNPEIQEKLRKEVVTNLPDDVGDISMETIDKMEYLNAVVKETLRFSPPVPVVMRTCYNDDNICGQAVPAGTYLLLHMGAMMRMPEYWDDPETFKPERFINNNDNINPYSWVPFVLGNRMCIGYRFALLEMKVMTAILVKRFKFSWVPGFTYRTKLAITMRPDPPLELFVEPA; encoded by the exons ATGGGAGAACTTTATATTCAAAGTGAGATAGTTCCTATTGGTGTAAG atggGCAAATGAGTATGGCCACATGGTGCGATATTTCATGCTCCTCGGAGATGTCCGACTGATGTTATTTAGCCCTGACGCCTTCAAGCACGTCTTGGTCACCAACAGTAAAAATTATGGCAAAGATAAATATGTTATGAG CCCTATAAGGCGTGTGCTGGGCAATGGCTTGGTGACCTCAGAGGGAAGTGTCCATGCCGCGCATAGGAAGTTGGCTAATCCAGCCTTTGGAACTGCTGCCAATAAAA AAATGCTGCCAAAATTGTCAAAGAAAGCAGTTGAGCTTTGTCGTTTCTGGGATGATCAATTGAGAAACTGTACTGATGAAGAATGTAAGATGAAGTTTAACATCCATGGAGACTTCAGGAGAATA ACGCTGGATGCGATTGGCGAATGTGCCATGAGTTATGATTTCAACTCTCTCCGCTTTCCTGATCATGAAATATCTGAGGCATTCCATGACATTTCTAACTGTCTTAGTCTTGG GTTAGACCTATTTCTTCCAAAATGGCACTTGTGGCCAACGAAGCGAAACCGTACGATCAATAAATACATGAAGATCATCGATGGCATGGTGAAGACTATCATAAGAGAGAAGGAAGAGAAatttgctgctgctgatgaAGATG ACCTGGATTCCCTGCAGGAGGATCTTCTGGCCATGTTGATGTCAGCCCGAGATGATGGCAGTGGGCGACACCTGTCTGATGAAGAACTCAAGGACCACATCATCACATTTGTAGCAGCCGGTCACGAG ACCATCACCGATGCGCTTACCTGGTTGTTCCTTCACCTTGCTCAAAATCCAGAGATTCAAGAAAAGTTACGCAAAGAAGTTGTGACAAATTTACCAGACGATGTAGGTGATATCTCCATGGAAACCATTGATAAGATGGAGTATCTAAATGCAGTCGTCAAGGAAACGCTAAG GTTTTCACCCCCAGTTCCAGTTGTTATGCGGACATGTTACAACGATGATAACATCTGCGGCCAAGCCGTGCCTGCTGGGACATACTTACTCTTACACATGGGGGCCATGATGAG aaTGCCTGAATATTGGGATGATCCTGAGACCTTCAAACCAGAACGTTTCatcaacaacaacgacaacatcaaCCCATACTCCTGGGTTCCGTTCGTCCTCGGCAACCGGATGTGTATCGGCTACCGATTTGCACTGCTCGAGATGAAAGTCATGACTGCGATACTCGTGAAGCGATTTAAATTTTCCTGGGTACCAGGTTTCACGTACCGCACTAAGTTGGCGATTACAATGCGACCTGACCCTCCATTAGAGTTATTCGTTGAGCCAGCGTAG
- the LOC135486533 gene encoding uncharacterized protein LOC135486533 isoform X1, with protein MGELYIQSEIVPIGVRWANEYGHMVRYFMLLGDVRLMLFSPDAFKHVLVTNSKNYGKDKYVMSPFSPIRRVLGNGLVTSEGSVHAAHRKLANPAFGTAANKKMLPKLSKKAVELCRFWDDQLRNCTDEECKMKFNIHGDFRRITLDAIGECAMSYDFNSLRFPDHEISEAFHDISNCLSLGLDLFLPKWHLWPTKRNRTINKYMKIIDGMVKTIIREKEEKFAAADEDDLDSLQEDLLAMLMSARDDGSGRHLSDEELKDHIITFVAAGHETITDALTWLFLHLAQNPEIQEKLRKEVVTNLPDDVGDISMETIDKMEYLNAVVKETLRFSPPVPVVMRTCYNDDNICGQAVPAGTYLLLHMGAMMRMPEYWDDPETFKPERFINNNDNINPYSWVPFVLGNRMCIGYRFALLEMKVMTAILVKRFKFSWVPGFTYRTKLAITMRPDPPLELFVEPA; from the exons ATGGGAGAACTTTATATTCAAAGTGAGATAGTTCCTATTGGTGTAAG atggGCAAATGAGTATGGCCACATGGTGCGATATTTCATGCTCCTCGGAGATGTCCGACTGATGTTATTTAGCCCTGACGCCTTCAAGCACGTCTTGGTCACCAACAGTAAAAATTATGGCAAAGATAAATATGTTATGAG CCCTTTCAGCCCTATAAGGCGTGTGCTGGGCAATGGCTTGGTGACCTCAGAGGGAAGTGTCCATGCCGCGCATAGGAAGTTGGCTAATCCAGCCTTTGGAACTGCTGCCAATAAAA AAATGCTGCCAAAATTGTCAAAGAAAGCAGTTGAGCTTTGTCGTTTCTGGGATGATCAATTGAGAAACTGTACTGATGAAGAATGTAAGATGAAGTTTAACATCCATGGAGACTTCAGGAGAATA ACGCTGGATGCGATTGGCGAATGTGCCATGAGTTATGATTTCAACTCTCTCCGCTTTCCTGATCATGAAATATCTGAGGCATTCCATGACATTTCTAACTGTCTTAGTCTTGG GTTAGACCTATTTCTTCCAAAATGGCACTTGTGGCCAACGAAGCGAAACCGTACGATCAATAAATACATGAAGATCATCGATGGCATGGTGAAGACTATCATAAGAGAGAAGGAAGAGAAatttgctgctgctgatgaAGATG ACCTGGATTCCCTGCAGGAGGATCTTCTGGCCATGTTGATGTCAGCCCGAGATGATGGCAGTGGGCGACACCTGTCTGATGAAGAACTCAAGGACCACATCATCACATTTGTAGCAGCCGGTCACGAG ACCATCACCGATGCGCTTACCTGGTTGTTCCTTCACCTTGCTCAAAATCCAGAGATTCAAGAAAAGTTACGCAAAGAAGTTGTGACAAATTTACCAGACGATGTAGGTGATATCTCCATGGAAACCATTGATAAGATGGAGTATCTAAATGCAGTCGTCAAGGAAACGCTAAG GTTTTCACCCCCAGTTCCAGTTGTTATGCGGACATGTTACAACGATGATAACATCTGCGGCCAAGCCGTGCCTGCTGGGACATACTTACTCTTACACATGGGGGCCATGATGAG aaTGCCTGAATATTGGGATGATCCTGAGACCTTCAAACCAGAACGTTTCatcaacaacaacgacaacatcaaCCCATACTCCTGGGTTCCGTTCGTCCTCGGCAACCGGATGTGTATCGGCTACCGATTTGCACTGCTCGAGATGAAAGTCATGACTGCGATACTCGTGAAGCGATTTAAATTTTCCTGGGTACCAGGTTTCACGTACCGCACTAAGTTGGCGATTACAATGCGACCTGACCCTCCATTAGAGTTATTCGTTGAGCCAGCGTAG